The following proteins come from a genomic window of Triticum aestivum cultivar Chinese Spring chromosome 6A, IWGSC CS RefSeq v2.1, whole genome shotgun sequence:
- the LOC123127636 gene encoding vesicle transport protein GOT1 has translation MAYEISEIKKIGIGLVGFGILFSFLGVILFFDRGLLALGNIFFLTGVGLLLGWQSMWQLFTKKANIKGSVPFFLGLFLLFVRWPVAGIILELYGSFVLFSGYGAPIQAFLYQIPIIGWILQCPFQLFGLRRKRA, from the exons ATGGCCTACGAGATCAGTGAGATCAAAA AAATTGGCATAGGTCTGGTGGGCTTTGGCATCCTGTTCTCGTTCCTAGGTGTTATCCTTTTCTTCGACAGGGGTTTGTTGGCTCTGGGTAAT ATTTTCTTCTTGACTGGAGTAGGCCTCCTTCTCGGTTGGCAATCTATGTGGCAGCTATTTACAAAGAAGGCAAACATTAAG GGATCTGTACCTTTCTTCCTTGGTCTCTTTCTTCTATTTGTCAGATGGCCTGTTGCTGGTATAATCCTGGAACTGTATGGATCTTTTGTCCTCTTCAG TGGTTACGGGGCTCCTATCCAAGCCTTCCTATATCAGATTCCAATCATTGGATGGATTCTGCAATGCCCCTTTCAG CTATTTGGTCTGAGGCGTAAGCGTGCTTGA